One window of Vespula pensylvanica isolate Volc-1 chromosome 13, ASM1446617v1, whole genome shotgun sequence genomic DNA carries:
- the LOC122633978 gene encoding caseinolytic peptidase B protein homolog, which yields MSRWGNLKLYLTMRSPKHTEIILSYLKLGKDGRIRDTFCQYGRGYGQFCYILEKQAYPLCKLIDTFFTTCSPIIFKYINGPLRIRKNDTNQSRYKNLGLILGGIGLLTALCDSPDYTREKRFFRAAQYGNIPELKRALSDGIDVNERHPLGWTALQAAAINGKGDAVKFLIEKGADLNAGDNFINVYKTAMQKGLHTIEVLQKRSDEFFDGLNSRASFHGFTALHYAVLANSKSCVKALLDAGADPTVENDAGHRPVEYTKEGEIKDMLIKYALMFDEILKEKEAEERRRFPLEQRLKQHIVGQEGPVSIVASTIRRKENGWIDEEHPLVFLFLGSSGIGKTELAKQLAAYIHKNKSDGFIRLDMSEYQEKHEVAKLIGAPPGYVGHESGGQLTKLLKKCPNAVVLFDEVDKAHPDVLTVLLQLFDEGRLTDGKGKTIECKNAIFIMTSNLASEEIAEYAMQLREEANRLLSQRLDKNSNEDQEPEHIEISRNFKDQVVRPILKAYFRRDEFLGRINEIVYFLPFSRAELLKLVARELDAWAVRARERHMIELKWERDVLSVLADGYDSHYGARSIKYEVERRVVNQLAAAHERGQIAKGCCVLLKAKWHENGASICLSVRPKGVKDFVDIAETDNLVKNVNSLI from the exons ATGTCACGGTGGGGTAACTTGAAATTATATCTCACCATGAGAAGTCCTAAACATAcggaaataatattaagttaTTTGAAGCTTGGAAAAGATGGTAGAATCAGGGATACATTCTGTCAGTATGGTAGAGGTTATGGACAGTTTTGTTATATCTTAGAAAAGCAGGCTTATCCATTATGTAAATTGATAGATACATTCTTTACAACATGTAGtccgataatttttaaatatataaatggtcCACtcagaataagaaagaatgataCCAATCAAAGCCGTTATAAAAATCTAGGATTGATATTAGGCGGTATTGGTCTTCTCACAGCTTTGTGTGATTCTCCAGATTATACTAGag AAAAGCGTTTCTTTCGTGCAGCACAATACGGTAATATACCGGAACTTAAAAGa GCATTGTCAGATGGTATTGATGTGAATGAGAGGCATCCACTGGGTTGGACCGCTTTACAGGCAGCAGCAATAAATGGAAAAGGCGATGCAGTTAaatttttgatagaaaaaggTGCTGACCTAAATGCAGgggataattttattaatgtttataaaacTGCTATGCAAAAAGGTTTACATACAATAGAAg TACTTCAGAAAAGATCAGATGAATTCTTTGATGGATTAAACAGTAGAGCTTCATTTCATGGTTTCACAGCATTGCATTATGCTGTTCTAGCTAATTCTAAAAGTTGTGTAAAAGCATTACTAGATGCAGGAGCAGATCCTACTGTTGAAAATGATGCAGGACATCGACCAGTAGAATAcacgaaagaaggagaaattaAAGATATGCTTATCAAATATGCATTAATGTTTgatgaaattttgaaagaaaaa GAAGCAGAAGAGCGGCGTAGATTTCCATTGGAACAACGTCTTAAACAGCACATTGTTGGACAGGAAGGACCAGTTTCTATTGTTGCATCTA CTattaggagaaaagaaaatggttgGATAGATGAGGAACATCCATTGgtattcttatttcttggTTCATCTGGAATTGGAAAAACTGAGTTAGCTAAACAATTAGCAGCAtacattcataaaaataaatcagatGGCTTTATTCGCTTAGATATGTCCGAGTATCAAGAGAAACACGAAGTTGCTAAATTAATTGGTGCACCACCAgg ataTGTAGGACATGAAAGTGGTGGCCAATTaacaaagttattaaaaaaatgtcctAATGCTGTTGTATTATTTGATGAAGTTGATAAAGCACATCCTGATGTCTTAACAGTACTATTACAACTATTTGACGAG GGAAGATTAACCGACGGTAAAGGAAAAACGATTGAATGTAAGAAcgcaatttttataatgacaTCAAATTTAGCAAGCGAAGAAATCGCAGAATATGCTATGCAGCTTCGCGAAGAAGCAAATCGTTTGTTATCGCAAAGactcgataaaaattcgaacgaaGATCAAGAACCAGAACATATTGAGATATCTCGTAATTTTAAAGATCAAGTG GTGCGTCCGATATTGAAAGCATATTTTCGAAGAGACGAATTTTTAGgtagaataaatgaaattgtttacTTCTTACCATTCTCCAGAgcagaattattaaaattagtaGCTCGAGAATTAGATGCATGGGCTGTACGTGCACGTGAAAGGCAcatgatcgaattaaaatggGAGAGAGATGTGTTATCAGTTTTAGCCGATGGATATGATTCTCATTATGGTGCACGTTCGATTAAGTATGAAGTTGAAAGACGTGTAGTCAATCAATTAGCTGCTGCTCATGAACGAGGACAAATtg CAAAGGGATGTTGTGTATTACTTAAAGCAAAATGGCATGAAAATGGAGCAAGTATATGTCTTTCCGTTCGTCCAAAAGGAGTAAAAGATTTTGTGGATATTGCTGAAACCGATAATTTAGTAAAAAATGTCAATTCTTTGATCtaa